The region tttaatgaatctattaattaattaattaattcatgtttatttcttatttatgactTGTACAACTTAACatctgcatctcaaattaatcttcaggttcccagcttccagatgatgtacaccacttctatgtgacatctactgttgactttttatctccctctgaacatcccctgtcccccaACCCCTACCCCTCTAAAAGAGTTATGCATATTATTACCCACTCCTGATAAGAGTgaattcattttgcatctgtAGTAGAAAGTAGGGCTTCAGGTTATAGATGGTAACTTTTTTGGCAGGATATTATTGGCACAAAATGTTGGCTACAAGCAGCATCAGCAAATGCTGGAATCAGCTTTCAAAAACTCTTATTAGTAAAGTCTCTCatgctatctatctatctgtgtgCGTTTTCCACAGAGGTTGAAGTAGACACAGACCAGCAGGTCGTAGAGACGgcggtgtgtgttggtggtgtgaTCCTCGGGCTGATTGGAGTTGTCACAGGAATCTGGTTCATCATGAAAGCCAACAAGTCCTGCCAGGCGTAAAACGCATCAAGACAAACACCAGAATTTCGATGTGAGATGTGTGATCACCTCGATCTTTTTTCTCTTGTGTTCTTCCTCTGGGAGTGAAATTTCTTTTTGCCCCAtcatagttttatttattgttttacaccCGCAATGTTTTATGTTGTCTTTGTCCACTGAATTTAAACTTGAGCTTAAAACACATCAGTTTAACTCAGtcgtttttcattttggcaaattcACTTGTTTGCTTAATACCATTTTCATGTTGGtactttaaataaaaagctaCAATCAGGatatggttagcttagcttagcacaaagactggaaacggggaaacagtTACAGTAGACTGCCCCAGTCCAATAAAATCCACCCACCAGCACCTCCAAAGCTCATGAATTAGAAAGAAATATTCCGGCACAGGTTACGCTTTTTTTTACCACGCTTCAGGTTTTGTTTTGATTAAACAAAAGAGATATAAcaagttaattagtgagctaGCTGTAGCCGTATTTCgcagacagatatgagagtggtatcattTCTTTGCATCTAAGTCTCTGCCACATAGctaatttcctaaaatgtcgaactattcctttacgAAATAGAATAATCCTTAGTTTAGGCTTCAGTTACTATTTCTATATTTAGAATAGAATAGtaatttatttaacaatttTCTATAAGGACTGCACATAATAAAGAATAAGCAACAATACGGcattaaattaaaattgaaaaaaacaagacaaaacacataaaacttTTTAACCGAAAAGGTGTAGGCTGAATTCATTACTAGAGTTAAAGGatcaatatgtaatatatttactgtaataaatcataaaatgaccatgatatgtcatcagagattatctgagctgtcagtgctacatattgttcctttaagctatacaaaaacacaaacacaataacaaagTTTGAAATGTTTCATACACAATAATAATCAGTTAATAATTCAGTTCTATAAATGGCCACCACcttattttcaaacatttttttaaagtttagcAAAAGTTTTGTAAAAAATGTGCTAAGTGAACTACACGTTCTTAATTCCTTCTCACAACCATTCCACAACTTAATCCCTTTAACATAATACACtttgtatttgtaaaaaaaaatttaagcaGTGAACTCGACATGACACGCAGACTAACAGTCTTTCACTTTACAGAagaatgtttgtatttttctaatGATAGATAAGAAAATGCAGAAGCTCTACCCATGTCTTTTGCCACATTGTAGCACAATATCAGGTCTGTAGCTTATTGTTTGTCATGTACAAATAAGCACATGAAGGGAAGTTGAAAATGTATGTTCCTGTACATTGTACTGCATGTCAGAGTACATGCAAACCCCATTAAAATGAAAGAGAACAATTCCCTTACAGTCTTGTGTTTATTAACCCTTCATCACAGCAGCCTGTGCGAGTACTGGCACGTACACAAAGTCACCACCAATTATCACAGCACCGACTAAGCTTTTGTGCATATTGCTGCTCCTGCAGAGACTGACTGACATGAAAAATCAGTAACTAATGTTTGTCATGTCTGCTTGCTCGTGTGTTAATACTGGCACAGAATGGCGATGCTCCAAACTGCCTCCCTTTTTCTGCAGGATTTATTTGGCTTGGGCCTGAATCTAATTATTTTCACAGTGATGGATAAGATAGCTGCCACATTTTTAATATGGAAGGGTGTGGAGCTTCTGAAGGATGAATTTTAGCTCTCAAACACTGAAAATACTGCAGCTTTGATCATGCAATAAAAGTATATTAAGTGGCGAAGAAACAATTCATACCTTTGGACTTGGGCTCACATGATAGAGAAGAAGTGGTGAATGGCGAATTAGTATACAGAAGTGGAAGTGATGAGTACCTCAATAACAGACATGGCATTGCATGTGAAGAGTTAAACTAGGCTGACCGCACTtctgttttcttaattttacATGTAAGTATGGTGCTGAATGTGTATCTCTTAACAAAATAATTCTAAGCATGACAACGAAACCACAACTGTGGCAAAACCTGAAAGACCTGTTCATCTCTGCGTCAATTATTTTACAGCTGCAGTTTAGTTTTTGAGCTCGAGAGGTTTTAGGAGCACGTAGGCGTTTGCATGCAGCATGTTATGAACTTTATGTTAAAGTTTTCAGCGTTTAAGAGATGATGggactttattttcttttcaaactCACAGTTTCTCTTGTTTTACTCTGCAATATACCAGCAGGTAGGTTTCTTCATGCATTCATTtagcttttatttatgtataatgtatgtagGCTTTACTACCTTATACCTTATGATTGGTACAAATAAGTGGTACAAAATGTTGATAACAGACACCTGTAATACAAAAATGTAGCCTACTGTGAAACTGCGTTTCTGATGCTCATAGTTAATAGTTTTCTTTTGTTGAGACAGACAAAGGTTGTTTAAAGAAAATATCCTGTCAAGTGCCACATCACATCATTTTGATGTGTTTGTGACCATCAGCAGCCTATATGCACTTTTGTAAATTGCTCGATGTTGCCTTGAAAATTGGACTTTTGAGAGATGAAATTCTTCCTGTTGTCTCTCAATCCAGTAGTtgaaaacaagagtcaacagccatgctagcggctctgtatGTACTTAGCCTATAAGTACAGacgtgctttgagctaaatgctaacatcagcatgctaacatgttcttaataacaatgctaacatgctgatgcaaAGCTGGTATAatgcaagcccccaggaagagggTCGCGTCCAGAAGGAATCCAGCAAATtggggaaactcttgcgagatggttaaagttaggctttaaccttgaatagttaaggttaggcattgaccttgaatagttaaggttaggtattaacctcgaatagttaaggttaggcattgaccttgtatcgttaaggttaggtattaacctcaaatagttaaggttaggcattgaccttgaatagttaaggttaggtattaacctcgaatagttaaggttaggcattgaccttgaatagttaaggttaggcattgaccttgaatagttaaggttaggcattgaccttgtatcgttaaggttaggcattgaccttgaatagttaaggttaggtattaacctcgaatagttaaggttaggcattgatcttgaatagctaaggttaggcattgatcttgaatggttaaggttaggcattgaccttgaatagttaaggttaggtattaacctcgaatagttaaggttaggcattgaccttgtatcgttaaggttaggtattaacctcaaatagttaaggttaggcattgaccttgaatagttaaggttaggtattaacctcgaatagttaaggttaggcattgaccttgaatagttaaggttaggcattgaccttgaatagttaaggttaggcattgaccttgtatcgttaaggttaggcattgaccttgaatagttaaggttaggtattaacctcgaatagttaaggttaggcattgaccttgtatcgttaaggttaggtattaacctcaaatagttaaggttaggcattgaccttgaatagttaaggttaggtattaacctcgaatagttaaggttaggcattgaccttgaatagttaaggttaggcattgaccttgaatagttaaggttaggcattgaccttgtatcgttaaggttaggcattgaccttgaatagttaaggttaggtattaacctcgaatagttaaggttaagcattgaccttgaatagttaaggttaggcattgatcttgaatagctaaggttaggcattgatcttgaatggttaaggttaggcattgaccttgaatagttaaggttaggtattaacctcgaatagttaaggttaagcattgaccttgaatagttaaggttaggcattgatcttgaatagctaaggttaggcattgatcttgaatggttaaggttaggcattgaccttgaatagttaaggttaggtattaacctcgaatagttaaggttaagcattgaccttgaatagctaaggttaggcattgaccttgaatagttaaggttaggcattgaccttgaatagttaaggttaggcattgatcttgagtggttaaggttaggcattgaccttgaatagttaaagttaggtcGTCAGGTAGCGAGTCTCGCGTGaggttttgcaagtttttgcagatctcagatcagatttcacaatttgcaggttaccttctagatacGACCCAGGAtaagcgccgggctttgaagtaAATTTtggtagtggccaaatggtggtACTACATcttccgtgtctgtcacgtgatgccattgggtccaaaaacactttttcccatagacttacattaggaaagagacatctgtaactcagctgattgtttttttgAGGCGAATCAACTTATGAACACTTGCCctatagcccttatttaaatcattaggtcctaaaagttgtcaAATGCATTAAtggctgaatccagagttaattctcttcctccgttcatgtgaatgagacctgaggctggagcgagggctcggaggcggagttaaagaaaACGCTAGTGcgtctgctctatgggcccaatggatgtggaagcTCACCGGATGGTCCGGGAaatttatcactcggcagtcgggCCAATTTGACTTCATGCGCAATTTTGATAGGAATGAGCGGGAGCCCGCCTCCGACGCTGTAACCAATTCTCTTTATACACCCATGGTATAATGTGTTTACCATGCTCACCATCTCAGTTTAGTGTGTTATCATGCTAAACTTTTactaatagagtgctgcaggaatgagtcctaaaactcggaaatgagttagcattttagcacttccggttccctcgtctggaaatctttttgaatgggtttttagttagatgcctgaaataaggtcaagacaagctgaagagattttaaagttttgttctacgacataaaatacatcaacaaatatcccactcgtgaatttttaagcttttatgtgtcttaaaaaaggcggttaaCAAGTGGCAAGGTTAACAAGACTACAAAACATCATCACACCGAACACCGTCTTTAGCTTAATGGTGGGGACgtgaagtcatgtgaccgtggtgtagttcgtttatagcgtaacgttagctttttacttctggcgattgcatttccgcttcaaaaatcataaaagtggtgtttatttgtgaagatctgtcttgctgaacaaaaacttctgtttgccacagagctatTTTCTGCAATtgtccaaaatccaatggaaccattggctttttgttgagggatgatgctaacttcctggttggcctacaaaaagacatcatccctgcagcgctctattAGCACACAAAGTAGCCTACAGTAGCCTAAAGGCTAATGGGAATATCATCAGTTTTGCAAGTATTTGGTCACAAAATATTAGACAAATTAGgattttgacctgatgacaGCGcaacatgaaaagaaaaaatattaccatccatagagccatgTCTTTAGCATGGCAGGAAAGTTGCAAAAAACTTGCAAGCAAAAGTTGCTTTTGTTCCACAaatttgcaataaaataaattatcatattaCCACAGTCGTCTGCATTAACTGATTTTCTGTCTGTTACAGGTGGCTATGTATATCAGAGTATTTCTGACTGTGAGTATGGTGACAACATCACAGACATGGTCTATCTTGTGAAAAACATATTCAACCAGAATCTTAACAACATGTATGACTCTCGGGTCGGGAAGTACGTTGGCTTTGGAGAATACGGCATGATTAACGCTGCCCATTATAACAGTCAGGGTTGGAAAATGAAAGCAAGAAAAGCAGAAGTGGAGACTCAATGCAGATACCACGCAAGATTATTCAGAAGGAGCACACTGGATCGAAAAGGTATGTTTCGGTGATTTGTACTCTACTACTTACTACTGAAAGAGATTTTGAAGCAGGATATTACAGGCCTAACAGTGCCACTTCATTTGGTTTAATTTGCTTCATTGGAAAAAGGAAACAATTGTTCTCTCCCCGTTCTTTAATTAAATGGCTTGAAGAAAACTGTTTAGCCTCTGACTCGCTCTTCTGCACTCTGTCTAGAAGCAGGCTCTACATCCAGCAGGTCATTCAGCTAATCTTTTGCTCTAATCATTTCTACACTCCAGTGCCTCCGGTTGTCAGGGTCCATCAGACCAAGCCAGCTGACTACGGGAAGCAGTCCATGCTCGAGTGCAGCGTTGTGGGTTTTTTTCCCCAGGAAGTGTGGGTGAGCTGGCTGAAAGACGGGGTAGAGGTCACCACCGATGTGTCGTCTACAGATATCCTGCCCAATGGGGACTGGAGCTTCCAGCTTCACTCTTACCTGGAGCTCACACCCAGAAGAGGGGAGAGGGTGAGCTGCAGGGTGGACCATAGCAGCCTGAGAGAGAGCCTGGAGGTGGACTGGGGTAAGGATTAGTCTGGAAGAGAAAACACGCTCAAACAAGGATGAAATCAATTGGAAATGAATAATATTTAGAGAATTGAATGAAGTTTTCACAATTAGACTCCagcttttttcattttcataatgcAGCATGATGATAGGAGATAGGACAGCATTCCCCCTCCAGACTGAGAAGAGTCAGCAGGTGTAAGATGGAACCGCGTTGGTTAAATCTCCAAGAACAATCTGAAGATAATGCCACGTTCATGTGTTATGGGATGGATGGGAAAGATTCCCATGTTAacaatagggatgtcacggtgaggaaattttcccaccggttaataaacttgtgacaacaccggtgttacggATTAcacaggacattttacaagaaaagatgatggtcAATATGTGCAGAGAGCTTTAACGTCGGATGGTTCTGTGTCTGGCTTCTCCGGTCGACCGCTGCGCcttgcacaccggctgtgaacgctccgtcctccgcacggTGATttcctcattaacgttatggttccccttatagcattgggattaaatccaaaatattgccaaataggcgcttttgcttttcactttgacaccgaatcctccgccatcgtcttgtcggtcaactctctctcttcccgtgataagtgtgtgaaatctgactcctgctactctgtgctgacaCTCCATACGTAGCAGACACTTTCTCTTTCAATTTTAGCATCCGTCGTCCTGCTATGTATTAATAACACGCCTTGATAGCCCAGTGCGTCTCGTACAGACGCTACAGTGTGCCTCGGTTTggcggtatcagacgccgaaaggcactgaccaagcgtcggtatttgtcgagttgggagtgaaaacgGGTTGTCCCAGCTGGAATCAAAAAACAGCAGGTTTTCGTTAACCTGAAGTGTGAACCGTGACGACATCAGTGGGCATGTCATATTcttcagaacaaatgttgtgccATTTTTCCTTAAATATagtctttttttctaaatatcACTCAAGAAGCTTGATGGCTGTTAATATAAATAAGGA is a window of Sebastes umbrosus isolate fSebUmb1 chromosome 11, fSebUmb1.pri, whole genome shotgun sequence DNA encoding:
- the LOC119496538 gene encoding H-2 class II histocompatibility antigen, E-S beta chain-like; protein product: MMGLYFLFKLTVSLVLLCNIPAGGYVYQSISDCEYGDNITDMVYLVKNIFNQNLNNMYDSRVGKYVGFGEYGMINAAHYNSQGWKMKARKAEVETQCRYHARLFRRSTLDRKVPPVVRVHQTKPADYGKQSMLECSVVGFFPQEVWVSWLKDGVEVTTDVSSTDILPNGDWSFQLHSYLELTPRRGERVSCRVDHSSLRESLEVDWDTSSLDAKHLKMAVGIVVFFIGFTAATGGAAYYWWKKRFDLSPLGRQGQTSPSHQSELLSLNRE